Proteins from a single region of Campylobacter sp. RM16704:
- the flgE gene encoding flagellar hook protein FlgE, whose product MMRSLWAGVSGLQAHQYAMDVEGNNIANVNTFGFKYSRADFSTLMSQTSKIATSPDGDLGGKNPMQVGLGAGISSTTRIHSQGNIQTTDKNTDLAINGDGFFIVSNDGGTTQFFTRSGDFKTDAVGNFVDNNGYTVQGWNYNQETGQIDSSKSVEDIVIPPGMSMPAKPSTIVKLAANLDSGNTLGTNASAKRPIYALDSKHGQRLDTGTAIDENDRGHTEFYTTSKSGAQVTEKGVDMGVVFNAKGEGLNLRDGQGIWVSYKEAKHTSNITMYQDLPTEQAQMQDNTQYTFWGFKDTNGTQYPATLDITINGTHITATGVGRETFLNAINAKTAETGVVASIVNGKMTFTNDNSTGTTAKTKNINITVNTATTAGAQVTTRNTGANTGPVNTPPLLVQDGTADRVWLGTNNGATTGIAKTNVQVITAHEYIYSSSNVDIGVDPNPQANTAANAHMPSATGQRTFHTTEDLRELMQRDARFAVDYDGDGQIENYNTGGVTNGQDVNIGVEVVVERDGRFKITNPNLNSDSKDMTFKITGYSNEANKIATNDKFTNIFSALDGNFNAGNDEKYSQDMYLSAHTASIEIFDSLGTRHEITVQFTKETKTADGGAEWSIIISVPEPAEINFSGNGAPGNIVIGNLKFGNDGSLQSYTPNVINFTGNNGSKPNQVVKLDFGTTGAFDGLTSYDKDSATTKQETDGYTGGNLKPDALRTDENGYIYGEFTNGKTLALAKVALASFPNNMGLEEIGNNLFKTTANSGTPTIGHAGEGGRGGLKSSAIEMSNVDLSRSLTQLIVIQRGYQASSKTITTSDQLLNTLLQLKQ is encoded by the coding sequence ATGATGAGATCTCTTTGGGCTGGAGTTTCAGGACTTCAGGCACATCAATATGCAATGGATGTAGAAGGTAACAACATAGCCAATGTTAATACATTTGGTTTTAAGTATTCTCGTGCAGATTTTTCTACGCTTATGAGTCAAACTTCAAAGATAGCTACTTCTCCAGATGGGGATTTAGGTGGTAAAAATCCTATGCAAGTTGGACTTGGTGCAGGTATAAGTTCTACTACTAGAATTCACTCACAAGGTAATATCCAAACCACAGATAAAAACACAGACTTAGCTATAAATGGAGATGGTTTTTTCATCGTATCAAATGATGGTGGTACTACTCAATTTTTCACTCGCTCAGGAGACTTTAAAACTGATGCGGTAGGAAATTTTGTAGATAATAACGGCTACACCGTTCAAGGATGGAATTATAATCAAGAAACAGGTCAGATTGATTCTTCTAAATCAGTAGAAGATATAGTCATCCCACCTGGTATGAGTATGCCAGCTAAACCAAGTACTATAGTAAAACTTGCAGCAAACCTTGATAGTGGTAATACTTTAGGCACAAATGCATCAGCTAAGCGTCCTATATATGCATTAGATTCTAAGCATGGTCAAAGACTCGATACAGGAACAGCTATAGATGAAAACGATAGAGGTCATACTGAATTTTATACGACTTCAAAAAGTGGAGCCCAAGTAACTGAAAAAGGTGTAGATATGGGCGTAGTGTTTAACGCTAAGGGCGAGGGCTTAAATTTAAGAGATGGTCAAGGTATTTGGGTAAGCTATAAAGAAGCAAAACATACTTCAAATATCACTATGTATCAAGACTTGCCTACAGAACAAGCTCAAATGCAAGATAATACCCAATATACTTTTTGGGGTTTTAAAGATACAAATGGAACCCAATACCCTGCTACTTTAGATATTACTATAAATGGGACTCACATTACAGCAACTGGTGTAGGTAGGGAAACATTTTTAAATGCTATCAATGCCAAGACAGCAGAAACTGGTGTAGTAGCTTCTATAGTAAATGGTAAGATGACTTTTACTAATGATAATAGCACAGGGACTACAGCTAAAACTAAAAATATAAATATAACTGTAAATACAGCAACTACAGCTGGAGCTCAAGTTACAACAAGAAATACTGGAGCTAACACAGGACCTGTTAATACTCCACCACTTTTAGTTCAAGATGGAACAGCTGATAGAGTATGGCTTGGAACGAATAATGGAGCAACTACAGGTATAGCTAAAACTAATGTCCAAGTTATTACAGCACATGAGTATATTTATAGTTCAAGCAATGTAGATATAGGAGTTGATCCTAATCCTCAAGCAAATACAGCTGCTAATGCTCATATGCCAAGTGCTACAGGACAAAGAACTTTCCATACTACTGAAGATTTAAGAGAATTAATGCAAAGAGATGCTAGATTTGCAGTAGATTATGATGGAGATGGACAAATAGAAAATTATAATACAGGTGGTGTTACAAACGGACAAGATGTTAATATAGGTGTAGAAGTTGTAGTAGAAAGAGATGGTAGATTTAAAATCACTAATCCTAATTTAAATAGTGATTCTAAAGATATGACTTTTAAAATTACAGGTTATTCTAATGAAGCTAATAAAATAGCTACGAATGATAAATTTACAAATATCTTTAGCGCTTTAGATGGAAATTTCAATGCAGGAAATGATGAAAAATATTCTCAAGATATGTATTTATCAGCTCATACTGCAAGTATAGAAATTTTTGACTCATTAGGAACTAGACACGAAATAACCGTGCAATTTACCAAAGAAACTAAAACAGCAGATGGCGGTGCTGAATGGTCTATCATCATTTCAGTTCCTGAACCTGCTGAGATTAATTTTAGTGGAAATGGAGCACCTGGTAATATAGTAATAGGAAATTTAAAATTTGGTAATGATGGATCACTTCAAAGCTATACACCAAATGTGATTAATTTCACAGGAAATAACGGCTCAAAACCTAATCAAGTAGTAAAACTTGACTTTGGGACAACTGGAGCTTTTGATGGTCTAACAAGCTATGATAAAGACTCAGCCACCACTAAACAAGAAACAGATGGTTACACTGGGGGTAATCTAAAGCCAGATGCATTAAGAACTGATGAAAATGGTTATATTTATGGAGAATTTACTAATGGTAAAACTCTAGCCTTGGCTAAGGTTGCTTTAGCGTCTTTCCCAAATAATATGGGCCTTGAAGAAATAGGAAATAACCTTTTCAAAACGACAGCAAATTCAGGAACTCCTACTATAGGACATGCTGGAGAAGGCGGTAGAGGTGGTTTGAAATCTTCTGCGATAGAAATGTCAAATGTGGATTTGAGTCGCTCATTAACTCAACTTATCGTTATACAAAGAGGATATCAAGCAAGCTCTAAAACTATCACCACAAGTGATCAGCTTTTAAATACCTTGCTTCAATTAAAACAATAA
- a CDS encoding NYN domain-containing protein has product MTPEELAKRLKDYVFESVRRNKDYLYRVYIYDCEPLNKNVPMPPIEKTDKSLNLGKTDTFKFRTSLLDCLRQQPYFAVRLGEIDENSFQWKIKDYKKFKQLLQKEIEIDSLTADDFVLDIRQKGVDMKIGLDIATLSIKKQIEKIILITADSDFIPAIKHARKEGVIVQLDPMRVSNSQMKKGLLEHIDILSSVFKNTNNP; this is encoded by the coding sequence ATGACTCCTGAAGAACTAGCAAAACGATTAAAAGATTATGTGTTTGAGTCTGTTAGAAGAAATAAAGATTATTTATATAGAGTGTATATTTATGATTGTGAGCCATTAAATAAAAATGTTCCTATGCCACCTATAGAAAAAACAGATAAATCATTAAATCTTGGAAAAACTGATACTTTTAAATTTAGAACTAGTTTGTTGGATTGTCTAAGACAACAGCCGTATTTTGCTGTAAGATTGGGTGAGATTGATGAAAATAGTTTTCAATGGAAAATCAAAGATTATAAAAAATTTAAACAGCTTTTGCAAAAAGAAATAGAAATTGATAGCTTAACTGCCGATGATTTTGTTTTAGATATCAGACAAAAAGGCGTTGATATGAAAATAGGATTAGATATTGCTACTTTATCTATAAAAAAACAAATCGAAAAAATCATTCTTATTACCGCAGATAGTGATTTTATACCAGCTATAAAACACGCAAGAAAAGAAGGGGTCATTGTCCAACTAGACCCTATGAGAGTTTCAAATTCTCAAATGAAAAAAGGTTTATTAGAGCATATAGACATTCTCTCATCAGTCTTTAAAAATACCAACAATCCTTAA
- the hisF gene encoding imidazole glycerol phosphate synthase subunit HisF produces MLAKRIIACLDVKDGRVVKGVQFKNHQDMGDIIELAKFYSQNGIDELVFYDITASAKNERVDRAWVSKVAQNISIPFCVAGGIKSEDDAKELLANGADKISINSPALNEPDLISRLAKSFGVQCVVVGIDTFKDENGNLLVYKYTGDESKSHHSGKKTLEWVKQVCELGAGEIVLNMMNQDGMRKGYDLDQLAKVRKICPVPLVASGGAGAKEHFLDAFKLGVDGALAASIFHKKLIDLKELKLFLKDQGIQIRI; encoded by the coding sequence ATGCTTGCAAAACGCATAATAGCGTGTTTAGATGTAAAAGATGGCAGAGTTGTAAAAGGGGTGCAGTTTAAAAACCACCAAGATATGGGCGATATCATAGAGCTTGCTAAGTTTTACTCGCAAAATGGCATTGATGAGCTTGTATTTTACGACATAACAGCTTCGGCTAAGAATGAGCGTGTAGATAGAGCGTGGGTAAGCAAGGTCGCACAAAATATCTCCATACCATTTTGTGTAGCAGGTGGTATAAAAAGTGAAGATGATGCAAAAGAGCTTTTAGCAAATGGAGCGGATAAAATTTCTATCAATTCCCCTGCTTTAAATGAACCTGATTTAATCTCACGCCTTGCAAAAAGCTTTGGGGTGCAGTGCGTGGTAGTAGGTATAGATACCTTTAAAGATGAAAATGGCAATCTTTTAGTCTATAAATACACCGGAGATGAGAGCAAATCTCATCATAGTGGTAAAAAAACACTAGAGTGGGTAAAGCAAGTATGTGAGCTAGGAGCAGGTGAAATCGTGCTAAATATGATGAATCAAGATGGCATGAGAAAGGGCTATGATTTAGATCAACTTGCTAAGGTTAGAAAAATTTGCCCTGTGCCTTTAGTGGCAAGTGGTGGAGCAGGGGCTAAAGAGCATTTTTTAGACGCTTTTAAACTCGGAGTAGATGGAGCTTTGGCAGCTTCGATTTTTCATAAAAAACTTATAGATTTAAAAGAATTAAAACTTTTTTTAAAAGATCAAGGCATACAAATTCGCATTTAA
- the hisH gene encoding imidazole glycerol phosphate synthase subunit HisH, whose protein sequence is MNLAIIDTGCANLASLKFALLRLGQKSIITHDLKELSHADKLLLPGVGTAAKAMANLKALSLESFIQTTTKPLLGICLGMQILGEFSEELHQKTLGIMPFKTQKFQEKTNFTFPHMGWNQVSSTHELFKGLNGAYFYFVHSYCVGLNEYTIAECEYSTKFSASLNKDNFYGVQFHPERSGEAGEVLLKNFINM, encoded by the coding sequence ATGAATTTAGCCATTATAGATACAGGTTGTGCGAATTTAGCTTCTTTGAAATTTGCACTTTTGCGTTTAGGGCAAAAGAGTATTATAACTCATGATTTAAAAGAACTCTCACATGCAGATAAGCTTTTACTTCCTGGTGTTGGCACAGCAGCTAAAGCAATGGCTAATCTAAAAGCACTTAGTTTAGAAAGTTTTATCCAAACTACTACAAAACCACTTTTAGGAATTTGTCTTGGTATGCAAATTTTAGGTGAATTTTCAGAAGAGCTACACCAAAAAACACTCGGTATTATGCCTTTTAAAACACAAAAATTTCAAGAAAAAACAAATTTTACTTTCCCGCATATGGGATGGAATCAAGTATCAAGCACACATGAGCTTTTTAAAGGTTTAAATGGAGCTTATTTTTATTTTGTGCATAGTTATTGTGTAGGTTTAAATGAATACACCATCGCAGAGTGTGAATACTCTACTAAATTTAGTGCAAGTTTAAATAAAGACAATTTCTATGGCGTGCAGTTTCACCCAGAAAGAAGTGGCGAAGCAGGTGAAGTGCTATTAAAAAATTTCATAAATATGTAG
- a CDS encoding histidinal dehydrogenase / histidinol dehydrogenase translates to MQILDFEKLNKNEQELALKRPAISANAQVKTIVEDIVEDIKTNGDEALKQMALKFDKAKINSIKLSDKELENLAEQVEDELKQAIKIAYDNIYKFHKAQESKTIEVQTFEGVTCKVITRAIENVGLYIPGGLAPLFSTALMLAIPAKIAKCKFIALASPPPLHPAIAYVARLCGVDEVYQMGGAGAIAALAYGTQSVKKVDKIFGPGNAFVTEAKKQVNNHGVAIDMQAGPSEVLVLADEYANAKFIASDLLSQAEHGTDSQAILVCTDEKLAKEVDSEVALQLEKLSRKEIATKSLEHSKIILAKDIKHAISISNDYAPEHLIIHTQNPSSLLEDIMHAGSVFLGEYSPESMGDYASGTNHVLPTYGFARSYSSLGLADFMKRMSVQELSKEGFKKLGPIVEVLAAAEGLDGHKNAVSLRLESLK, encoded by the coding sequence ATGCAAATATTAGATTTTGAAAAACTCAACAAAAATGAACAAGAATTAGCACTCAAACGCCCAGCTATAAGTGCTAATGCACAAGTTAAAACTATAGTAGAAGACATTGTAGAAGATATTAAGACAAATGGCGATGAAGCATTAAAACAAATGGCATTAAAATTTGATAAAGCAAAGATAAACTCTATCAAATTAAGTGATAAAGAACTTGAAAATCTAGCAGAACAAGTTGAAGATGAGTTAAAACAAGCTATCAAAATAGCTTATGATAATATTTATAAATTCCATAAAGCACAAGAGAGTAAAACCATAGAGGTGCAAACTTTTGAAGGTGTAACTTGCAAAGTGATAACTAGAGCTATTGAAAATGTAGGACTTTATATACCAGGAGGCTTGGCACCACTTTTTTCAACTGCACTTATGTTAGCTATCCCTGCTAAAATTGCAAAATGTAAATTTATAGCTTTAGCTTCTCCGCCACCTTTGCACCCTGCCATTGCTTATGTAGCAAGACTTTGTGGGGTTGATGAAGTATATCAAATGGGTGGAGCAGGTGCGATAGCAGCATTAGCTTATGGAACACAAAGCGTAAAAAAAGTAGATAAAATTTTTGGGCCAGGAAATGCCTTTGTAACAGAGGCTAAAAAGCAAGTTAATAATCATGGAGTAGCTATTGATATGCAAGCAGGACCTTCAGAGGTACTTGTTTTGGCAGATGAGTATGCTAATGCTAAATTTATAGCTTCAGATTTGCTTTCACAAGCTGAACATGGAACAGATTCTCAAGCGATTTTAGTTTGTACAGATGAAAAATTAGCCAAAGAAGTAGATAGTGAAGTTGCTTTACAGCTTGAAAAACTTTCACGCAAAGAAATTGCTACAAAATCTTTAGAACACTCTAAAATCATTCTTGCAAAAGATATAAAACATGCCATAAGTATTTCAAATGATTATGCACCAGAACATTTGATCATTCACACGCAAAATCCATCTAGTTTGCTTGAAGATATTATGCATGCAGGTTCTGTGTTTTTAGGTGAGTATTCTCCAGAATCCATGGGAGATTATGCAAGTGGGACTAATCATGTATTGCCAACTTATGGTTTTGCAAGGTCATATTCTTCTTTAGGGCTTGCTGATTTTATGAAAAGAATGAGCGTACAAGAGCTTAGTAAAGAAGGTTTTAAAAAACTTGGACCCATAGTAGAAGTTTTAGCAGCTGCTGAAGGACTTGATGGGCATAAAAATGCTGTGAGCTTAAGATTAGAAAGCTTAAAATGA
- the hisA gene encoding 1-(5-phosphoribosyl)-5-[(5-phosphoribosylamino)methylideneamino]imidazole-4-carboxamide isomerase has product MQTQIIPALDLINGKVVRLYKGDYAKKQEYSFDPLAKFQEYEAQGISWLHLVDLSGAKDPSKRQLKLIENLASKIKVNLQVGGGIRTKDEIKALFDSGVKRVVIGSLAVKNKAFTQELLSEFGVENIVLALDSVCVKDEFFVATDAWSKTSDESLFELLNFYKNIKHILCTDISKDGTMSGANITLYKALHEKFPHLQTQASGGVASLEDFKKLNGIVSGIIVGKALLDGKFSIKEAQKCLQNA; this is encoded by the coding sequence ATGCAAACTCAAATAATTCCAGCATTAGACTTAATCAATGGCAAGGTAGTAAGGCTTTATAAAGGTGATTATGCCAAAAAGCAAGAATACAGCTTTGATCCTTTGGCTAAATTTCAAGAGTATGAAGCACAAGGCATATCATGGCTTCATTTGGTGGATTTAAGCGGTGCAAAAGATCCTAGCAAAAGACAACTTAAACTTATAGAAAATCTAGCTTCTAAGATTAAAGTAAATTTACAAGTAGGCGGAGGCATACGCACTAAAGATGAGATTAAAGCTTTGTTTGATAGTGGAGTTAAACGCGTGGTTATAGGCTCTTTAGCAGTTAAAAATAAAGCCTTTACACAAGAACTTTTGAGTGAATTTGGCGTAGAAAATATAGTATTAGCGCTTGATAGTGTTTGTGTTAAAGATGAGTTTTTTGTAGCTACTGATGCGTGGAGTAAAACAAGCGATGAGAGTTTGTTTGAGCTTTTAAATTTCTATAAAAATATAAAACATATTTTATGCACTGATATTTCCAAAGATGGCACGATGAGTGGAGCAAATATCACTTTATACAAAGCTTTGCATGAAAAATTCCCACATTTACAAACCCAAGCAAGTGGAGGTGTGGCAAGCTTAGAAGATTTTAAAAAGTTAAATGGCATAGTAAGCGGTATCATCGTGGGTAAAGCCTTACTTGATGGAAAATTTAGCATTAAGGAGGCTCAAAAATGCTTGCAAAACGCATAA
- a CDS encoding HpyAIV family type II restriction enzyme, with protein MNYQNFKNKLDARIFGEDLNYEILLTVLNNPKRYIGLFRITNAKTKLIQNITQSCEIKFGDFIEEILNEYIIEMGYEILNKNIGVDEKNNKLNADQVFKDNDNIYLIEQKIRDDHDSTKKRGQYANLIKKIKTLKQKFPNYHIVACMWFSDDSLKKNKKFYEEQICNNTDEKVNIFIFYGKELFINLFQRIDIYNELISHLKKNKEERSKDILSVPDFDTSEEIKIALLKTKENYPKLIKKLLSSKEEFVELRKELFPTGKNLEGL; from the coding sequence ATGAATTATCAAAATTTTAAAAATAAACTTGATGCTAGAATTTTTGGCGAAGACTTAAATTATGAAATTTTACTTACGGTACTTAATAATCCTAAACGATATATAGGTTTATTTAGAATTACAAACGCTAAAACAAAATTAATTCAAAATATAACTCAAAGTTGTGAAATTAAATTTGGTGATTTTATAGAAGAGATTTTAAATGAATATATTATCGAAATGGGATATGAAATACTCAATAAAAATATAGGGGTTGATGAAAAAAATAACAAACTTAATGCCGATCAGGTTTTTAAAGATAATGATAATATTTATCTTATTGAACAAAAAATTAGAGATGATCATGATAGCACAAAAAAACGAGGACAATATGCAAATTTAATTAAAAAAATCAAAACATTAAAACAAAAATTTCCTAATTACCATATTGTTGCTTGTATGTGGTTTAGTGATGATAGTCTAAAGAAAAATAAAAAATTCTATGAAGAACAAATTTGTAATAATACAGATGAGAAAGTTAATATTTTTATCTTTTACGGAAAAGAATTATTTATAAACCTTTTCCAAAGAATAGATATTTATAATGAACTTATTTCACATCTTAAGAAAAATAAAGAAGAAAGAAGTAAAGATATTTTGAGCGTTCCAGATTTTGATACAAGCGAAGAAATAAAAATTGCCCTTTTAAAAACTAAAGAAAATTATCCAAAATTAATAAAAAAGTTATTATCTAGTAAAGAGGAATTTGTAGAGCTTAGAAAAGAGCTTTTTCCTACAGGTAAAAATTTAGAAGGTTTATAA
- a CDS encoding type II m6A DNA methyltransferase, translating into MQKDIILQGDCLEILKTIPDKSIDLVFADPPYFMQTQGELLRTNGEIFSGVNDDWDKFESLKAYDEFCEIWLSECRRILKDDASIWVIGSFQNIFRLGYIMQNLGFWILNDIIWNKSNPVPNFKGTRFCNSHETLIWCSKSKNSKYTFNYKTMKFLNNNKQEKSVWNIGICIGNERLKGIDGKKIHSTQKPEILLEKIILSSTKKGDLILDPFFGTGTTGAMAKKLGRYYIGIEQEKIYTKIAESRIRQINTIDNEITRNELEIKPPRVSLEELINTGFLNKNEKFYDKNKNYICYLANENKVSDGNEILSIHKMAAKYLNKENHNGWSYFYIFKDKKFISIDSLRYEYQNLASSKGMI; encoded by the coding sequence ATGCAAAAAGATATTATTTTACAAGGTGATTGCTTAGAAATTTTAAAAACTATTCCAGATAAAAGTATTGATTTAGTTTTTGCAGATCCACCTTATTTTATGCAAACACAAGGCGAACTTTTAAGAACGAATGGTGAAATTTTTAGTGGTGTAAATGATGATTGGGATAAATTTGAATCTTTAAAAGCTTATGATGAATTTTGTGAAATTTGGCTCAGCGAGTGTAGAAGAATTTTAAAAGATGATGCAAGTATTTGGGTTATAGGTTCTTTTCAAAATATTTTTAGACTAGGCTATATAATGCAAAATTTAGGTTTTTGGATTTTAAACGATATTATTTGGAACAAATCAAACCCTGTTCCAAATTTTAAAGGAACAAGATTTTGTAATTCCCATGAAACTCTTATTTGGTGTTCTAAATCTAAAAATTCAAAATATACTTTTAATTATAAAACTATGAAATTTTTAAATAACAATAAACAAGAAAAATCAGTGTGGAATATAGGAATTTGCATAGGAAACGAAAGATTGAAAGGAATTGATGGCAAAAAAATTCATTCTACCCAAAAACCTGAAATTTTACTTGAAAAAATTATTCTTTCAAGTACAAAAAAAGGAGATCTAATTTTAGACCCTTTTTTTGGAACAGGAACTACAGGAGCTATGGCTAAAAAATTAGGAAGATATTATATAGGGATAGAGCAAGAGAAAATTTATACTAAAATAGCAGAATCTAGGATTAGACAAATAAACACAATTGATAATGAAATCACTAGAAATGAATTGGAAATAAAACCTCCAAGGGTAAGTTTAGAGGAGCTTATAAATACTGGATTTTTAAATAAAAATGAAAAATTTTATGATAAAAATAAAAATTATATTTGTTATCTAGCAAATGAAAATAAAGTAAGTGATGGAAATGAAATTTTAAGCATACATAAAATGGCAGCAAAATATTTAAACAAAGAAAATCATAATGGATGGAGTTATTTTTATATCTTTAAAGATAAAAAATTTATAAGCATTGATTCTTTAAGATATGAATATCAAAACCTAGCAAGCTCTAAAGGAATGATATGA
- the hisB gene encoding bifunctional histidinol-phosphatase/imidazoleglycerol-phosphate dehydratase HisB: MSAKILFIDRDGTLINEPKDDFQIDSLEKLEFEKGAINALLKLKNFGFKFVMVSNQDGLGTSSFPKENFDKAHEKMLSVFQSCGIEFEDIFICPHFENENCVCRKPKTAMLENYTQNKLYDKNKSFVIGDRPSDMLLAKNLGIQGLKYDKNDFNWEQITDFILQNYRSACIERNTKETQIQVKIALNEKAKADIKTNIAFFDHMLEQIATHANVSLEIKCKGDLEVDEHHSVEDVALALGEAIKIALDQKIGIARYGFVLPMDECLASCAIDFCNRPHLVYKAKFKKEKLGELSTEMIEHFFYSLSYAMGASLHLKVKGKNDHHKAEGLFKAFARALKMAIKIENENLASSKGMI, translated from the coding sequence ATGAGTGCAAAAATTTTATTTATAGATAGAGATGGCACACTTATAAATGAGCCAAAAGATGATTTTCAAATTGATTCTTTAGAAAAGCTTGAATTTGAAAAAGGTGCCATCAACGCACTTTTAAAGCTAAAAAATTTTGGTTTTAAATTTGTCATGGTGAGTAATCAAGATGGCTTAGGTACAAGTTCTTTCCCTAAAGAAAATTTTGACAAGGCTCATGAGAAAATGCTAAGTGTTTTTCAAAGTTGTGGTATAGAATTTGAAGATATTTTTATATGTCCGCATTTTGAAAATGAAAATTGTGTTTGCAGGAAGCCAAAAACTGCTATGCTTGAAAACTATACCCAAAACAAACTTTATGATAAAAATAAAAGTTTTGTTATAGGCGATAGGCCTAGTGATATGCTTTTGGCGAAAAATCTTGGAATTCAAGGTTTAAAATATGACAAAAACGACTTTAATTGGGAGCAAATCACTGATTTTATTTTGCAAAATTATCGTAGTGCTTGTATAGAGCGTAATACCAAAGAAACTCAAATTCAAGTTAAAATAGCTTTGAATGAAAAAGCAAAAGCTGATATAAAAACAAATATCGCTTTTTTTGATCATATGCTAGAGCAAATTGCTACTCATGCAAATGTATCTTTAGAGATAAAATGCAAAGGGGATTTAGAAGTTGATGAGCATCATAGTGTAGAAGATGTAGCACTTGCTTTGGGTGAGGCTATCAAAATAGCACTAGATCAAAAAATAGGCATTGCAAGATATGGTTTTGTTTTGCCTATGGATGAGTGTTTGGCAAGTTGTGCGATTGATTTTTGCAATAGACCACATTTAGTTTATAAGGCTAAATTTAAAAAAGAAAAACTTGGAGAGTTAAGCACAGAGATGATAGAGCATTTTTTCTACTCGCTAAGTTATGCTATGGGGGCAAGTTTGCATTTAAAAGTAAAAGGCAAAAACGATCATCACAAAGCCGAAGGACTTTTTAAAGCTTTTGCAAGAGCTTTAAAAATGGCTATAAAAATAGAAAATGAAAACCTAGCAAGCTCTAAAGGAATGATATGA
- the hisIE gene encoding bifunctional phosphoribosyl-AMP cyclohydrolase/phosphoribosyl-ATP diphosphatase HisIE produces MKINEEEFIKSINWQKVANLVPVIVQDFQTCEVLMQGFMNEQALRESFKHQKVVFYSRTKERLWMKGEESGNFLNIVDLGLDCDKDCILVLVKPSGATCHSGDISCFEQISKRADFVFLSRLEKLIYSRKNSTPNSSYTAELFSKGTKRIAQKVGEEGVETALAATAKDKDELINEAADLLYHLDVLLADANLSLNDVIAKLKERNKN; encoded by the coding sequence ATGAAGATAAATGAAGAAGAATTTATAAAAAGCATAAATTGGCAAAAGGTAGCAAATTTAGTCCCTGTTATAGTGCAAGATTTTCAAACTTGTGAAGTTTTAATGCAAGGTTTTATGAACGAACAAGCCTTAAGGGAAAGTTTCAAACACCAAAAGGTAGTATTTTACTCCCGCACTAAAGAGCGTTTGTGGATGAAGGGCGAAGAAAGTGGGAATTTTTTAAATATCGTAGATTTAGGGCTTGATTGTGATAAAGATTGTATTTTAGTTTTGGTTAAACCAAGCGGAGCTACTTGCCATAGTGGTGATATTTCTTGTTTTGAGCAAATTTCTAAAAGAGCTGATTTTGTATTTTTATCACGCCTTGAAAAACTCATATACTCAAGGAAAAATTCTACCCCAAATTCTTCTTATACGGCTGAACTTTTTTCAAAAGGCACCAAACGCATAGCACAAAAAGTAGGCGAAGAAGGCGTAGAAACAGCCTTAGCAGCTACAGCAAAAGACAAAGATGAGCTTATAAACGAAGCAGCGGATTTGCTTTATCATTTAGATGTTTTACTTGCTGATGCGAATTTGAGTTTAAATGATGTGATTGCAAAATTAAAAGAAAGAAATAAAAATTAA